Proteins encoded in a region of the Elaeis guineensis isolate ETL-2024a chromosome 7, EG11, whole genome shotgun sequence genome:
- the LOC140859471 gene encoding pentatricopeptide repeat-containing protein DOT4, chloroplastic-like, with amino-acid sequence MRWRTAAAFSSLESLFQALSATRSLPQIAQLHQQLLVRGLAPAPFRATKLLQLYADASDLPSALRLFAALPRPSVFAWTPILALFSRSGDHLRCLAGYAAMRYAAVAPDGYVFPSVLRSSVAAAHPSAVHADAVKFRSDAVLPVRNALVDAYSKVGDTASARCVFDLTDGRDLVSWNSMICGYVNAGCIGLARELLRSMESDGCEPDLVTWNIVMDGYSRAGRSDEALKIFDQISDPNVVSWTTLISCYSRCGNHEAALAIFRRMLSAATIPPDQDTLSCVISCCRNVARLANGREVHAYGLKTMAADAFYSSAGAALVTMYASCNKLSTAEQAFLMMDPADVVAWNAVILGFAHSGLDHTALEYFRDLQSRGNRSDETTVATILPVCDLNLGKQIHAHVARHHTGSSPLVWNALMNMYARSGCIRDAYLVFSRMVSRDVVSWNTMIGAYGSHGLGKEALELMDLMKGLGPKPNAITFTNALMACSHCGMVDEGLELFENLSQSWGLVPTMEQYACVVDLLARAGRFGEAAGFIRRMAVRPSKSVWGALLAACRTHQNVEFGRLAFEQLVLLEPENPGNYVTMSNIYARAGQWEDAKKVRRMMERRALVKPSGYSWIEAT; translated from the coding sequence ATGAGATGGAGAACTGCCGCCGCCTTCTCCTCCCTCGAATCCCTGTTCCAAGCTCTCTCCGCCACCCGATCCCTTCCCCAGATAGCCCAGCTCCACCAGCAACTTCTCGTCCGCGGCCTCGCCCCCGCCCCCTTCCGCGCCACCAAGCTCCTCCAGCTCTACGCCGATGCCAGCGACCTCCCCTCCGCCCTCCGCCTCTTCGCCGCCCTCCCTCGCCCCTCCGTCTTCGCCTGGACCCCCATCCTTGCCCTCTTCTCCCGCTCTGGCGACCACCTCCGCTGCCTCGCCGGTTACGCCGCCATGCGCTATGCCGCCGTCGCTCCCGACGGCTACGTCTTCCCCTCCGTCCTCCGCTCCTCCGTCGCAGCCGCCCACCCGTCCGCGGTCCACGCCGACGCCGTCAAATTCAGGTCCGACGCCGTCCTCCCCGTCCGCAACGCCCTTGTCGACGCCTACTCCAAGGTCGGGGATACCGCCAGCGCTCGCTGTGTCTTCGATCTGACGGACGGCCGTGATCTGGTCTCCTGGAACTCGATGATCTGCGGTTACGTCAACGCTGGGTGCATCGGATTGGCGCGGGAGCTCCTGAGGTCCATGGAATCAGACGGCTGCGAACCCGATCTCGTGACGTGGAACATAGTAATGGATGGCTACAGTCGCGCTGGCCGCAGCGACGAGGCGCTTAAGATCTTTGATCAAATATCTGATCCGAATGTCGTCTCTTGGACCACGCTGATATCATGCTATTCTCGTTGCGGGAATCACGAGGCAGCACTGGCGATTTTCAGAAGGATGTTGAGTGCGGCAACTATTCCGCCGGACCAGGATACTCTGTCCTGTGTCATCTCCTGCTGCCGCAACGTGGCACGTTTAGCCAACGGCCGAGAGGTTCACGCCTACGGTCTGAAGACCATGGCCGCGGACGCGTTCTATAGCTCCGCCGGAGCAGCATTGGTTACGATGTACGCTAGCTGCAATAAGCTCTCGACGGCTGAACAAGCATTTCTGATGATGGACCCCGCCGATGTCGTGGCATGGAATGCGGTGATCCTCGGATTCGCCCATTCTGGGTTGGATCATACAGCGTTGGAGTACTTTAGAGACCTGCAGTCGCGAGGCAACCGAAGTGACGAGACCACGGTGGCCACCATTCTTCCGGTGTGCGATCTGAACCTAGGCAAGCAAATCCATGCCCACGTGGCACGGCACCATACCGGATCCTCCCCCCTCGTGTGGAATGCACTGATGAACATGTACGCAAGATCAGGGTGCATCAGGGATGCTTATCTGGTGTTCTCCCGCATGGTTTCACGGGATGTGGTTTCATGGAACACGATGATTGGGGCATATGGGTCACATGGGCTGGGGAAGGAAGCACTCGAGCTCATGGACTTGATGAAGGGGCTGGGGCCCAAGCCCAATGCCATAACGTTCACTAACGCTCTCATGGCCTGTAGCCATTGTGGCATGGTGGACGAGGGGCTCGAGCTCTTTGAGAACTTGAGTCAGAGCTGGGGTTTGGTGCCGACGATGGAGCAGTATGCTTGCGTGGTGGATTTGCTCGCTCGTGCTGGCAGGTTTGGGGAAGCGGCAGGGTTTATCAGGAGGATGGCGGTGAGGCCCAGCAAGAGTGTGTGGGGAGCGCTACTAGCGGCGTGCCGAACGCACCAGAATGTGGAGTTCGGACGGTTGGCCTTTGAGCAGTTGGTCCTGTTGGAGCCGGAAAACCCAGGGAATTATGTAACGATGTCAAATATATATGCCAGGGCAGGCCAGTGGGAGGATGCCAAGAAGGTGAGGAGAATGATGGAGAGAAGAGCGTTGGTGAAGCCGTCGGGTTATAGTTGGATTGAAGCCACATAG